A genomic region of Gemmata massiliana contains the following coding sequences:
- a CDS encoding response regulator yields MKLSGLLPRTLLVLVGLFGITILALAVFLAWSIDRSLTAEFEAKGKGVAENIASAGVDTLLNHDPASVQAMIDERRDRTPGLAYVLVVDNRREIVSHTFVPSVPDQIAQLPGDPHRTTIRRTSVAGAGDCINVCSPILAGQGGYVHVGMDRTPIRAAVWRNVRQMAAVLSLLFVTSALATVALMQHVTHPLRRLTTSAQRLAASDGLAASAPGTLPDWFPNARGRDEVSELTQAFRSMAIEVTAREVGLKEQFKLLLDSTVEAIYGMDLAGTCIFCNPACARLLGYAGAADLLGRNMTELVHHNNTDGSPRAALKSAIYRALELGQGIHADDEVFWRADGTGFPVEYWSSPMRREDGQIIGSVVTFVEITERKRLNAELRRAKDAAEDASKAKSEFLANMSHEIRTPMNGIIGMTELALDTPLSPTQREYLGLVKSSADALLTVINDILDFSKIEAGKLDLDPTPFALRDALGDTLKTVAVRAQGKGLELACQINDDVPDGLIGDAGRVRQVVINLVGNAIKFTEKGEVVVRVALEEHTDHDAVLHFTVTDTGIGIPGDKLCAIFEPFVQADGSTTRKYGGTGLGLTISVRLVELMGGRIWAESALGVGSTFHFTARFGRAPGTRSRPRTLSPAALDGLPVLIVDDNGTNRRILVEMLRNWRMNPVPVDGGPVALEVLRDAAGRGEPFPLVLLDAMMPDMDGFAVADRVRTDPALGGTRVVMLSSAGPGEGTRYREHGIDLYLMKPAKQSEILDAIALALGGGPDPGAGRKPVAPTGAPGVRLRPLNILLAEDNPVNQKLAVTVLEKSGHTVTVAPNGRVALDLSGARPFDVILMDLQMPEMGGLEATGAIRERETRTGAHQPIVAMTAHAMKGDADRCLAAGMDGYVSKPVQFEQLNRVLAQVLPGAIAEPAPAPPAPPACPSVAAPTPPPVVRGGGYPVVDRATALQCMAGDEELLREIADLFVQECPRQLGDLRAALGAGDAPTARRAAHTIKGAVGNFGARGAVEMANRIETLAKAGELDKADGLVPELEQQLGAVTTELATWSA; encoded by the coding sequence ATGAAACTCTCCGGACTGTTACCCCGCACGCTGCTCGTCCTGGTCGGGCTGTTCGGCATCACCATCCTCGCCCTGGCCGTCTTCCTGGCCTGGAGCATCGACCGGAGCCTGACCGCCGAATTCGAGGCGAAGGGCAAAGGGGTCGCCGAGAACATCGCCAGCGCCGGCGTCGACACGCTCCTCAACCACGACCCGGCCAGCGTCCAGGCGATGATCGACGAGCGCCGGGACCGGACCCCGGGGCTGGCCTACGTCCTGGTCGTGGACAACCGGCGCGAGATCGTCTCCCACACGTTCGTGCCGAGCGTCCCGGACCAAATCGCACAACTGCCCGGCGACCCCCACCGCACGACGATCCGGCGCACGAGCGTCGCGGGCGCCGGCGACTGCATCAACGTTTGCAGCCCGATCCTCGCGGGCCAGGGCGGGTACGTTCACGTCGGGATGGACCGGACCCCGATCCGGGCCGCGGTCTGGCGCAACGTCCGGCAGATGGCCGCGGTGCTGTCGCTGCTGTTCGTCACCAGCGCGCTGGCTACGGTCGCGCTCATGCAGCACGTCACGCACCCGCTGCGCCGGTTGACGACCAGCGCCCAGCGCCTCGCCGCGAGCGACGGGCTCGCGGCGAGCGCCCCGGGGACGCTCCCGGACTGGTTTCCGAACGCGCGGGGGCGCGACGAGGTCTCCGAACTCACCCAGGCGTTCCGCTCGATGGCGATCGAGGTGACCGCGCGCGAGGTGGGGCTCAAGGAACAGTTCAAGCTGTTGCTCGACTCGACCGTGGAAGCGATTTACGGGATGGACCTCGCCGGCACCTGCATTTTCTGCAACCCGGCGTGCGCCCGGCTCCTGGGGTACGCGGGCGCCGCGGACCTGCTCGGGCGCAACATGACCGAGTTGGTCCACCACAACAACACCGACGGGAGCCCCCGCGCGGCGCTCAAGTCCGCGATCTACCGCGCCCTCGAATTGGGCCAGGGGATCCACGCCGACGACGAGGTGTTCTGGCGCGCGGACGGGACCGGCTTCCCGGTGGAGTACTGGTCCAGCCCCATGCGCCGGGAGGACGGGCAGATCATCGGGTCGGTCGTGACCTTCGTCGAGATCACCGAGCGCAAGCGCCTGAACGCCGAGCTGCGCCGGGCCAAGGACGCGGCCGAGGACGCGAGCAAGGCGAAGAGCGAGTTCTTGGCGAACATGAGCCACGAGATCCGCACGCCGATGAACGGGATCATCGGGATGACGGAACTGGCACTGGACACGCCCCTCTCGCCCACCCAGCGCGAGTACCTGGGCCTGGTGAAGTCCTCGGCCGACGCGCTCCTGACGGTCATCAACGACATTTTGGACTTCTCCAAGATCGAGGCCGGCAAGCTGGACCTGGACCCGACCCCGTTCGCCCTGCGCGACGCCCTCGGGGACACGCTCAAGACCGTGGCCGTGCGCGCCCAGGGCAAGGGCCTCGAGCTCGCGTGCCAGATCAACGACGACGTCCCCGACGGGCTCATCGGGGACGCCGGGCGCGTGCGCCAGGTGGTCATCAACCTGGTGGGCAACGCGATCAAGTTCACCGAAAAGGGCGAGGTCGTGGTGCGCGTGGCTCTCGAGGAGCACACGGACCACGACGCGGTGCTCCACTTCACGGTCACCGACACCGGGATCGGGATCCCCGGCGACAAGCTCTGCGCCATCTTCGAGCCGTTCGTACAGGCCGACGGGTCCACGACCCGCAAGTACGGGGGCACCGGGCTCGGGCTCACGATCTCGGTGCGCCTGGTCGAGCTCATGGGCGGGCGCATCTGGGCCGAGAGCGCGCTCGGGGTCGGGAGCACGTTCCACTTCACGGCCCGGTTCGGGCGCGCCCCGGGCACCCGGTCGCGCCCCCGGACCCTGAGCCCCGCGGCCCTGGACGGGCTCCCGGTGCTCATCGTGGACGACAACGGGACCAACCGGCGCATCCTGGTCGAGATGCTCCGGAACTGGCGCATGAACCCGGTCCCGGTGGACGGGGGGCCGGTGGCGCTCGAGGTCCTGCGCGACGCGGCCGGGCGCGGGGAGCCGTTCCCCCTCGTGCTCCTGGACGCGATGATGCCCGATATGGACGGGTTCGCGGTGGCCGACCGGGTCCGCACCGACCCGGCCCTGGGGGGCACGCGCGTGGTCATGCTCTCGTCGGCCGGCCCCGGTGAGGGCACCCGGTACCGGGAGCACGGGATCGACCTGTACCTGATGAAGCCGGCCAAGCAGTCCGAGATCCTGGACGCGATCGCGCTGGCCCTCGGGGGCGGGCCGGACCCGGGCGCCGGGCGCAAGCCCGTGGCCCCGACCGGCGCGCCCGGGGTGCGCCTGCGCCCGCTGAACATCCTGTTGGCCGAAGACAACCCGGTGAACCAGAAGCTGGCGGTCACGGTGCTCGAGAAGAGCGGGCACACGGTCACCGTGGCCCCGAACGGGCGCGTGGCCCTGGATCTGTCCGGGGCGCGCCCGTTCGATGTGATCCTGATGGACCTGCAGATGCCCGAAATGGGCGGGCTCGAAGCGACCGGGGCGATCCGCGAAAGAGAAACGCGGACCGGAGCGCACCAGCCCATCGTGGCCATGACCGCGCACGCCATGAAGGGGGACGCGGACCGGTGCCTCGCGGCCGGGATGGACGGGTACGTGTCCAAGCCGGTCCAGTTCGAGCAACTGAACCGCGTCCTCGCCCAGGTGCTCCCCGGGGCCATCGCCGAACCCGCGCCGGCCCCGCCCGCGCCGCCTGCGTGCCCGTCGGTCGCGGCCCCGACCCCGCCCCCCGTGGTTCGAGGGGGCGGGTACCCGGTCGTCGACCGGGCCACGGCGCTCCAGTGCATGGCCGGGGACGAGGAACTGTTGCGCGAGATCGCGGACCTGTTCGTTCAAGAGTGCCCGCGCCAGCTCGGGGATCTGCGGGCCGCACTCGGGGCCGGAGACGCCCCCACCGCCCGGCGCGCGGCCCACACGATCAAGGGCGCGGTCGGGAACTTCGGCGCGCGGGGCGCCGTCGAAATGGCCAACCGGATCGAGACCCTGGCCAAGGCCGGGGAACTAGACAAGGCCGACGGGCTGGTCCCGGAACTGGAGCAGCAGCTCGGGGCCGTGACCACCGAACTCGCGACCTGGAGCGCGTGA
- a CDS encoding RNA polymerase sigma factor — protein MPKGEANPPALPGDSTRRAEFEALYQQHSREVWALAYARWMDSDLAMDITQEAFLRLWKQWEAGGEDIQNPRAWLLRVARNLAEDYAKSAFRRNGTQPPELLNGVRSSQPLPVDELERQEQFAQLRAVLDEMAPADREILTLRYALDYDANTIAEQLDVAVTAVHMRLSRARQRLAERLSIHGDFTPGETASETNT, from the coding sequence ATGCCGAAAGGCGAAGCGAATCCCCCGGCCCTGCCCGGTGACTCCACCAGGCGGGCGGAGTTTGAGGCGCTTTACCAGCAACACAGCCGTGAAGTCTGGGCGCTCGCTTACGCCCGCTGGATGGATTCCGACCTCGCGATGGACATCACGCAAGAGGCGTTCCTGCGGCTCTGGAAGCAGTGGGAGGCCGGTGGCGAGGACATACAAAACCCGCGCGCCTGGTTGTTGCGAGTCGCGCGTAACTTAGCGGAAGATTACGCGAAAAGCGCGTTCCGGCGGAACGGAACGCAGCCCCCGGAACTCCTAAATGGTGTGCGGTCCTCGCAACCGCTGCCGGTAGATGAGCTGGAGCGCCAGGAACAGTTCGCTCAATTACGTGCGGTACTGGATGAAATGGCGCCCGCGGACCGAGAAATACTCACGCTCCGATACGCCCTGGATTACGACGCGAACACCATCGCCGAACAGCTCGATGTGGCTGTCACGGCGGTTCACATGAGGCTGAGTCGCGCTCGTCAGCGACTCGCCGAACGACTCTCGATTCACGGAGACTTCACTCCCGGTGAAACCGCGAGTGAAACGAACACATGA
- the proB gene encoding glutamate 5-kinase, translating to MSGSAVAVTKTTTSFSQSQRGAVMVDSVRQEVVSEATTVVIKVGTNVLADPTGHLDRHRIQSLADQLHRIRSSGRRVVLVTSGAIGAGVGKLALGKRPTDLSHLQACAAVGQSALMQLYQESLTKYGIHTAQILLTASDFENRARYLNARNTIVTLFEYGALPIINENDTVSVAEIKFGDNDHLAAMVTNLLRAPLLVLLTNVDGLYSDDPRSNPDAKLVATVPNIDQSVTGLAADTKSALGTGGMESKLKAARLVTVAGEAVIMANGSLDGILDRVFAAEPVGTLFLPHGEGVSSRKRWFGLTVRPKGIFRLDAGARQAVLDGRSLLPIGVTAVEGEFGKGDVVSICDPNGVEVARGLSNYSSTAAQRIRGLHTERITAVLGSVPYPELVHRDNLVLTS from the coding sequence TTGTCTGGTTCCGCGGTTGCGGTTACCAAGACCACAACTTCATTTAGTCAGTCGCAGCGCGGGGCGGTAATGGTCGATTCGGTTCGTCAGGAAGTCGTTTCGGAGGCCACCACGGTCGTTATCAAGGTCGGCACGAACGTGTTGGCCGATCCGACCGGGCACCTGGACCGGCACCGTATTCAGTCGCTCGCGGACCAGCTCCACCGCATCCGGTCGAGTGGCCGCAGGGTCGTGCTCGTGACTTCCGGTGCCATTGGTGCCGGGGTCGGGAAACTGGCGCTCGGGAAGCGGCCTACCGACCTCTCGCACCTGCAAGCGTGCGCCGCGGTCGGGCAGTCCGCGCTGATGCAGCTTTATCAGGAGAGTCTCACCAAATACGGGATTCATACCGCTCAGATTTTGCTGACGGCGAGCGACTTCGAGAACCGCGCCCGGTATTTGAACGCCCGGAACACGATCGTCACGCTGTTCGAGTACGGGGCGCTGCCGATTATCAACGAGAACGACACGGTTTCGGTTGCGGAGATCAAGTTCGGCGACAACGACCACCTCGCTGCAATGGTCACGAACCTTCTGCGCGCCCCGCTCCTCGTGCTTTTAACAAACGTGGACGGGCTGTATTCGGACGATCCCCGATCGAATCCAGATGCCAAACTCGTGGCGACTGTGCCGAACATCGATCAATCTGTGACGGGGTTAGCGGCCGATACGAAAAGCGCCCTCGGTACGGGGGGAATGGAGAGCAAACTGAAGGCGGCGCGACTCGTTACCGTTGCAGGTGAAGCCGTCATCATGGCGAACGGCTCACTCGACGGTATTTTGGACCGCGTGTTCGCCGCGGAGCCGGTCGGAACGCTGTTTCTCCCGCACGGAGAAGGGGTTTCGTCCCGGAAACGGTGGTTCGGATTGACCGTGCGGCCGAAGGGGATCTTCCGGCTGGATGCGGGGGCACGGCAAGCCGTGCTCGATGGGCGGAGTCTACTGCCCATCGGCGTCACGGCCGTCGAAGGAGAGTTCGGAAAAGGTGATGTGGTATCGATTTGCGATCCGAACGGGGTCGAGGTAGCACGCGGGCTGAGTAATTATTCCTCCACAGCCGCTCAGCGCATTCGCGGACTCCATACGGAACGCATTACGGCGGTGCTGGGGAGCGTTCCCTACCCGGAATTGGTCCATCGCGACAATCTCGTGTTAACGAGTTAG
- a CDS encoding DEAD/DEAH box helicase, producing the protein MLIPPTDGDDWTVPESEQTHVPDEEPTSDESVDAPLLDETATADDDFDDETDDSETDPASDPDHESAPPPETDPAMIFADLQLMRPLMDAINAAGYKHPTPIQEAVIPPALRGKDVIGQAQTGTGKTAAFLIPFLNRWRPHKLKGPIGVVMTPTRELALQIANEAEKLAPSSQFRCVPVYGGTGMQRQLTGLTRGCDLVVGTPGRMLDHLQRGSMSLAQVRYAVLDEADRMLDIGFRDDIERILKRCPTERQTLLMSATVPDSIKRLVNRYMKDPVHLHMTPNTPTVDKIRQSYFTVDADRKFELLKRVIEREKPRQCLIFVERKRWADNLYRDLKRAVPKAAVIHGDLPQSQREKIMAAFRTGEIKYLIATDVMSRGIDVSNLSHVINYDLPMDIENYVHRIGRTGRIGKDGIAISFALPEQGEQLTNIEMMINRLIESDQIEGFESAAPRAKGPARDVKVIFTGLDSVKPVKPEGEDDGWGDDAPPPRAPEEGAGASDEAAKKTVFGRRGKRYSQRL; encoded by the coding sequence GTGTTGATTCCCCCAACTGACGGGGACGATTGGACCGTTCCCGAATCCGAACAAACTCACGTCCCCGACGAAGAGCCGACTTCCGACGAGTCGGTTGACGCCCCTCTACTCGATGAAACCGCGACTGCGGACGATGATTTCGACGACGAGACGGACGATTCCGAAACCGATCCCGCAAGCGACCCCGATCACGAATCCGCCCCGCCGCCGGAAACCGATCCCGCGATGATCTTCGCGGATTTGCAACTGATGCGCCCACTCATGGACGCCATCAACGCGGCCGGGTACAAGCACCCGACGCCGATTCAGGAGGCGGTGATTCCACCCGCCCTGCGCGGCAAAGACGTTATCGGGCAGGCCCAAACGGGGACCGGCAAGACGGCCGCGTTCCTGATCCCGTTCCTCAATCGCTGGCGCCCGCACAAACTCAAGGGGCCGATCGGTGTCGTGATGACGCCGACGCGCGAACTCGCGCTCCAGATCGCGAACGAGGCCGAGAAGCTCGCCCCGAGCAGCCAGTTCCGGTGCGTGCCCGTGTACGGCGGCACCGGGATGCAGCGGCAACTGACGGGACTGACTCGCGGGTGCGACCTGGTGGTCGGAACACCGGGCCGGATGCTCGACCACCTGCAACGCGGCTCGATGTCGCTGGCACAGGTGCGCTACGCGGTGCTCGACGAAGCGGACCGGATGCTCGACATCGGGTTCCGCGACGACATCGAGCGCATCCTGAAGCGGTGCCCGACCGAGCGCCAGACGCTACTCATGTCGGCGACCGTGCCCGATTCGATCAAGCGCCTCGTGAACCGGTACATGAAAGACCCGGTTCACCTGCACATGACGCCGAACACGCCGACGGTGGACAAGATCCGCCAGAGCTACTTCACGGTGGACGCGGACCGGAAGTTCGAGCTGTTGAAGCGCGTCATCGAGCGCGAAAAACCGCGCCAGTGCCTCATCTTCGTGGAGCGCAAGCGCTGGGCCGACAACTTGTACCGCGACCTCAAGCGCGCGGTGCCGAAGGCCGCAGTGATTCACGGTGACCTGCCGCAATCGCAGCGCGAAAAGATCATGGCCGCGTTCCGCACGGGTGAGATCAAGTACCTGATCGCGACCGACGTGATGAGCCGCGGGATCGACGTCTCGAACCTGTCGCACGTCATCAACTACGACCTGCCGATGGACATCGAGAACTACGTCCACCGGATCGGGCGCACGGGGCGCATCGGTAAGGACGGCATCGCGATCTCGTTCGCGCTGCCGGAGCAGGGCGAGCAACTCACCAACATCGAGATGATGATTAACCGGCTCATCGAGTCGGACCAGATCGAGGGCTTCGAGTCCGCGGCGCCGCGGGCGAAGGGGCCGGCACGCGACGTGAAAGTGATCTTCACCGGGTTGGATTCCGTGAAGCCCGTAAAGCCCGAGGGCGAAGACGACGGTTGGGGCGACGACGCGCCTCCGCCGCGAGCGCCGGAAGAGGGTGCCGGTGCGTCGGATGAGGCCGCGAAGAAGACGGTCTTCGGTCGGCGCGGCAAGCGGTACAGTCAGCGCCTCTGA
- the purB gene encoding adenylosuccinate lyase produces MTQPTDVYDNPLIGRYASTEMAERWGPLRKFRTWRRLWLALAEAEAELGLLADDGKSPRITQAQLQELASHLDDIDLKRAAVHEKRLRHDVMAHIHALGDVAPGCKEIVHLGATSCYVTDNADLILMRESLNQLCATLASVIDALATFSKTWKDEPTLGFTHFQPAQLTTVGKRATLWLFDFVLDLKELERRRDKLPFRGAKGTTGTQASFLALFRGDHEKVKALDQLVAKKMGFENAGVFPVTGQTYSRKIDTQILDALNGLAQSAHKWGTDLRLLAHRQEVDEPFEAEQIGSSAMAYKRNPMRAERMCSLARFISGLPAMAANTVSTQWFERTLDDSACRRLYVPQAFLATDAVLRIALNLVTQRTGPDNRGLMVNRPVIAKNVREYLPYMVTENLMMAAVQAGEDRQEVHEVVRQHSHAVTARVKAGEGTTAELLEALQRESAFKKIDFAAIAGQAPREFVGRSPEQVEEFLADHIEPIRKRYASVLGKTAELHV; encoded by the coding sequence ATGACGCAACCCACCGACGTGTACGACAACCCGCTCATCGGCCGCTACGCCTCCACCGAGATGGCCGAGCGCTGGGGACCGCTGCGGAAGTTCCGCACCTGGCGCCGGCTCTGGCTCGCACTTGCCGAAGCAGAGGCCGAACTGGGACTGCTCGCCGACGACGGGAAGTCCCCGCGCATCACCCAGGCGCAACTCCAGGAACTCGCGAGCCACCTCGACGACATCGATCTGAAGCGCGCCGCGGTCCACGAGAAGCGTCTGCGGCACGACGTGATGGCGCACATCCACGCGCTCGGTGACGTGGCCCCCGGGTGCAAGGAGATCGTTCACCTCGGCGCGACCTCGTGCTACGTCACCGACAACGCTGACCTCATTCTCATGCGCGAGAGCCTCAACCAGCTCTGCGCGACGCTGGCGAGCGTCATCGACGCCCTCGCGACGTTCTCGAAAACCTGGAAAGACGAGCCCACGCTCGGGTTCACGCACTTCCAGCCCGCGCAGCTCACCACCGTGGGCAAGCGCGCGACGCTGTGGCTGTTCGACTTCGTCCTCGACCTGAAGGAACTCGAGCGCCGACGCGACAAACTGCCGTTCCGCGGTGCGAAGGGCACGACCGGCACGCAGGCCAGCTTCCTCGCACTGTTCCGCGGCGACCACGAGAAAGTGAAGGCGCTCGACCAACTCGTCGCGAAGAAGATGGGCTTCGAGAACGCGGGCGTGTTCCCCGTCACCGGGCAAACGTACTCGCGGAAGATCGACACGCAGATCCTCGACGCGCTCAACGGCCTCGCACAATCCGCGCACAAGTGGGGTACGGACCTGCGGTTGCTCGCGCACCGCCAGGAAGTGGACGAACCGTTCGAGGCGGAGCAGATCGGTTCGAGCGCGATGGCGTACAAGCGCAACCCGATGCGGGCCGAGCGCATGTGCAGCCTCGCGCGCTTCATTTCGGGTCTGCCCGCGATGGCCGCTAACACGGTTTCGACGCAGTGGTTCGAGCGCACGCTCGATGACAGCGCGTGCCGCCGGCTGTACGTTCCGCAAGCGTTCCTCGCAACCGACGCGGTGCTCCGCATCGCGCTGAACCTGGTCACCCAGCGGACCGGGCCGGACAACCGCGGGCTGATGGTCAACCGCCCGGTGATCGCGAAGAACGTGCGCGAGTACCTGCCCTACATGGTCACCGAGAACCTGATGATGGCCGCGGTACAGGCCGGCGAAGACCGCCAGGAGGTTCACGAAGTGGTGCGCCAGCACAGCCACGCGGTCACCGCCCGCGTGAAGGCCGGCGAAGGCACCACCGCGGAACTGCTGGAGGCACTCCAGCGCGAAAGCGCGTTCAAGAAAATAGACTTCGCCGCAATCGCGGGTCAGGCGCCGCGCGAGTTCGTCGGGCGCTCACCAGAGCAGGTCGAAGAGTTCCTCGCGGACCACATCGAGCCGATCCGCAAGCGATACGCGAGTGTGCTGGGAAAGACGGCCGAACTGCACGTGTGA
- a CDS encoding ABC transporter substrate-binding protein: protein MHQESRERTGGTWPRAFLIAGALALSAGALAWFAFVGAEWWSVTPADAGQQTSAPTQAPRTGPRASTGEDEIEFGMSAPFSGPSRGLGIELYRGSKAYFDHINARGGVHGRKVVIRAYDDGYNPGPAIDNTVRLIEEDDVFLLFNYVGTPTTTRCLPLLKRDRDRSVYLFCPFTGAQPQRQPPYGEFAFNLRASYYQETAGLVDHFVRVGRTRIAVFYQIDAYGRNGWEGVRTALGRHGLKMTGEATYRRGTTFDTSLKQQVEILRAGAPDAVICVGSYAACAAFARDARDTGWNVPIANLSFVGSESLLALLQEAGRANGTDYTRGLINSQVVPSYDDLTLPAVREYRELMARHDPRVPEHLLTDGYQSVPHSFVSLEGFLNAKLLVAVLEKMGAPFERWRVRKAAESVRDLDLGIRVPVSFGPDRHQATDRVYYTVVRNGKFEPMTDWEGWRK, encoded by the coding sequence ATGCATCAGGAGTCCCGAGAGCGGACCGGGGGCACTTGGCCCCGCGCGTTCCTGATCGCGGGAGCTCTCGCTCTGAGTGCCGGGGCACTCGCGTGGTTCGCGTTCGTCGGCGCCGAGTGGTGGAGCGTTACGCCCGCTGACGCGGGCCAGCAGACGTCTGCCCCCACCCAAGCCCCCCGGACCGGCCCGCGAGCCTCTACGGGCGAGGACGAAATCGAGTTCGGCATGTCCGCACCGTTTTCGGGGCCGAGCCGCGGACTGGGTATCGAACTGTACCGGGGATCGAAAGCGTACTTCGATCACATTAACGCGCGCGGCGGGGTCCACGGCCGCAAGGTAGTCATCCGGGCCTACGACGACGGGTACAACCCGGGACCGGCGATCGACAACACGGTCCGCCTGATCGAGGAGGACGACGTGTTCCTCCTGTTTAACTACGTCGGCACCCCCACCACGACGCGCTGCTTACCGCTGCTGAAACGGGACCGGGACCGGTCCGTTTATCTCTTCTGCCCGTTCACAGGGGCACAGCCCCAGCGCCAGCCCCCATACGGCGAGTTCGCGTTCAACCTGCGGGCGTCATACTACCAGGAAACCGCGGGGTTGGTGGACCACTTCGTCCGGGTCGGGCGCACGCGGATCGCGGTCTTCTACCAGATCGACGCCTACGGGCGCAACGGGTGGGAGGGCGTTCGGACCGCGCTGGGCCGGCACGGGTTGAAAATGACCGGCGAGGCGACCTACCGACGCGGCACGACCTTCGACACGAGCCTCAAACAACAAGTTGAAATCCTACGAGCGGGCGCCCCGGACGCGGTGATCTGCGTCGGCTCCTATGCGGCGTGCGCGGCGTTCGCCCGGGACGCACGCGACACCGGCTGGAACGTGCCCATCGCCAACCTCTCGTTCGTCGGGAGCGAGAGCCTGCTCGCGCTGCTCCAAGAAGCGGGCCGGGCGAACGGAACGGACTACACCCGCGGGCTGATTAACTCCCAGGTGGTGCCGAGCTACGACGACCTCACGTTGCCCGCGGTCCGCGAGTACCGCGAGCTGATGGCGCGCCACGACCCGCGCGTCCCGGAGCATTTGTTAACGGACGGTTACCAGTCGGTCCCGCACAGTTTCGTGAGCCTCGAAGGGTTCCTGAACGCCAAGCTCCTGGTGGCCGTGTTGGAGAAAATGGGCGCCCCGTTCGAGCGCTGGCGCGTCCGGAAGGCGGCCGAATCGGTCCGCGACCTCGACCTCGGTATCCGCGTCCCGGTCTCGTTCGGTCCCGACCGCCACCAGGCGACCGACCGCGTCTACTACACGGTGGTGAGGAACGGGAAGTTCGAGCCGATGACCGACTGGGAGGGGTGGCGCAAATGA